CGCTAGTTTCAGCAGATACTTTATCCATATTATATTTATACTGTCTATTTACTGCATTAAAAGGCGTCATAGGATAATTAGCTACAAACAAATCTAGATCACCATCCATATCATAATCAAAAAAAACGGCTTGTGTACTATTCCCGCTGTCATCTATACCATATGCTTTGGCCATTTCTTCAAAATGAGGAACGCCATTTTGAATCCCTTTATTAACAAAGAGTAAATTATTCGTTTCTTTCCATTTTCCTGCAACACTAACATATATATCTAAAAGACCGTCATTGTTAATATCTCCCATAGTCACACCCGTTACCCAACGGTCGTCTCCTGCAACACCTGCTTTTTTAGTAATGTCTTCAAACTGCATATTGCCTTTATTGAGATATAGTTTGTTGGGAACCATATTCCCTGTAAAATAAATATCTGAGAGACCGTCGTTGTTAATATCTCCAACAGCTACGCCGCCTCCATTGTAGAGGTAATGGTATTTAAAATAGTTAACAGAGTCTGTCTCGGTAAGTTTATTAGTAAAATCTATCCCTGAATTGTGAACTATTCTAAATAATGTAGAAGAATCTTCAGAAGATTTTTTTTTACACGCATTCAGACAAACTAATAGTATTAAACCACCTATAAAAAATTTATTAATCATAATTATCACACACTTAATTAAAAAAAAAGTACCAACTAAACTAGGAGCTTAGTCGGTACTAGAACTAATTGAACTAAACTATTTTTTTATTTAAAATAAATTCAATTTATTTATAATCTGGATTTTGATCTAGATTCTCGTTCTTATCAATTGCCGATTGTGGCAAAGGCAACTTCATATGTTTTGGTAGAAAAATACGTTCATTATCCATAAAAGGATCGTAAAGTCCATTTAATACCTGCTCTGCTATACCCCAACGTTTTAAATCAAAATAACGCAGTCCCTCAAGACCAAACTCATGTCTTCTTTCATTTCTGATGATGGTTCTTAATTCTGCTTGATTTGTTGTTGTAATCGCTGGATAATTACCTACATCAGATACAGCAACACCATATGCTCGCGCTCTTACCTGATTAATCGCGTCTAAAACAGAAGCGTCAATATTATTCGACTCTATTTTACCCTCAGCATACATTAATAAAGCATCGGCATATCTAATAATAATAGCATCTGTTCCGTTTGTAGCAGGTGGGTTTTTAGGGTCAACTATGGTTGCTGGTGATAGCCACTTAATCCAAGAAAATCCTTCTAGAGGTTGGTTTTCAAAATCAGGGTTCAAGCTTCCTTCTACAACATATTTAGACAATCTAGGATCTCTATTTTCCATAGGATTATTTTCATCATAGTATGGAGACGAAGTAATTGGCAGACCATCAATAGCTTCAAAAGAATCTACAAAATCTTTTGTTGGATGTATTGCCCCCCAACCAGCTATCATCGCTTCAAGGCTACCACCCCAAGCGTGAGTTTCACCAGTAGTATGGTTCGTCTTTATAGAAAACATAACTTCATTGTTATTTTCTTGAGTTGCATCAGCGAACATGGCAGAATAATCATCAGTAAGACTAAAGGATCCTCCTAAAATTGCTTCCTCAGCAGCATCTGCTGCTTCAGCATATTTACCTTGATATAATAACGCACGTGCTAATAAGGCATTGGCTGCTGCTTTATTTGCATGACCATCATCAAAATTTCGTTCAGCCAAATTGGTAATAGCAATTCCTAAATCTGTTTCAACCTGAGCAAAAATTTGTGCCTGTGTAGATTTTTCTATATCCTGATTCTCGACAGAAGACGGTTCTATTCGTAAAGGCACATCACCATAAGTAACAGCTAGTGTATAGTACCAAAATGCTCTAATAAAATGCACCTCTCCTTTCCATTGATTTACTAGATCTGTACTTACACCATTTTCTGATAGTCTGTCCGCATTCGCTAGAAATGTATTAGCTGTCGCAATACCATTGTAACATATGCCGTACAACAAACCAACAGTACCACCTGTTGAAGGAGTCATAGTACCATCAATAATTTGACGCCATCCGTAATCATATGTCTGATATGCATCATCTGTTGCTGCATCCCAAGCAATATAATTTCTTGGCCGATCTGATACTGCAAATGCAACTATTCTTTCCTGAAGCCTTCCATAGACTCCTGTTAAAGCCAATTCACCATCAGATTCACTAGCCCAAAAAGTTTCTGACGATAACGCATCTGTAGGTTGCTTGTCTAAAAATTCATCAGAACAAGCCCATAACCCTATCGCTAATACAACTATTAAAACTGTTTTATATATATATTTATTCATTGTCTTAAATTTATAATTAGATAGCATTTTTAAAATGTTATATTTAACCCAAATGTGAAGGCTTTACGCTGTGGGTAGTTTTGTGGATCACCGCCTACTGCTCGCTCTGGATCAAAATTGAAAATATCATTATTAAAAGTAAAAAGGTTTTCTCCAGAGAAATAAACTCTTAGATTACTTGCTGATATTTTATTTGCTATTTCTTCAGGAAATGTATACCCTAAAGTCATATTTTTTATTCTTGCATATGATGCATCTCTTAACCAAAATGAATTTCTTAAATTTTGAGAACTTCTTGCATCAGCGGTTGACCAAGCTATTTTAGGTAATTCTGCATTAGGATTTTCAGGTGTCCAAGCATGTGTTTCCCAAACTTTAGGAATGGCTCCATCCTGAAATCCAGGATCTATACCTGGACCCGATAGATATCTCTTAATACCAGATACACCTTGTAAAAAAGTACTAAAATCAAATCCTTTCCAATTCATTGAAAGATTAAGTCCGTAAGAGAAATCTGGATGTCTACCATCAATACGCACTCTATCATCTCCATCTATAACACCAAAGCCTTCTTCTCC
The genomic region above belongs to Mariniflexile litorale and contains:
- a CDS encoding RagB/SusD family nutrient uptake outer membrane protein is translated as MNKYIYKTVLIVVLAIGLWACSDEFLDKQPTDALSSETFWASESDGELALTGVYGRLQERIVAFAVSDRPRNYIAWDAATDDAYQTYDYGWRQIIDGTMTPSTGGTVGLLYGICYNGIATANTFLANADRLSENGVSTDLVNQWKGEVHFIRAFWYYTLAVTYGDVPLRIEPSSVENQDIEKSTQAQIFAQVETDLGIAITNLAERNFDDGHANKAAANALLARALLYQGKYAEAADAAEEAILGGSFSLTDDYSAMFADATQENNNEVMFSIKTNHTTGETHAWGGSLEAMIAGWGAIHPTKDFVDSFEAIDGLPITSSPYYDENNPMENRDPRLSKYVVEGSLNPDFENQPLEGFSWIKWLSPATIVDPKNPPATNGTDAIIIRYADALLMYAEGKIESNNIDASVLDAINQVRARAYGVAVSDVGNYPAITTTNQAELRTIIRNERRHEFGLEGLRYFDLKRWGIAEQVLNGLYDPFMDNERIFLPKHMKLPLPQSAIDKNENLDQNPDYK